From the genome of Plectropomus leopardus isolate mb chromosome 13, YSFRI_Pleo_2.0, whole genome shotgun sequence, one region includes:
- the mrps31 gene encoding 28S ribosomal protein S31, mitochondrial, translated as MYRVLFRTACTARNASVSVYESCLSPAKCDRAAAPVFWVANGAKALSTSSIRLCEKKNDVAPSNQDEITIADKEAEPTETPTLVSQKAEDDGKVIAMAEQKKEEPVALQTDDGSTTQQQADVKIEQVVETPLEVKTDAAKVGKKGLLELLGAMKVEVTNKRRLKNLKAKPSFETTLVSKPAPMESTISMFQKATEEALSQCETLDPKLVAAASAAASTLPDPSQAESELLRQLRQHESISEAQKKGDMSNLGLIIADMKVKKKPTRQNAEAVNQIQFDDDGRGYTRDIGVTAELNNVRRKRSLFTGKRLNIFSPSTDKDKVEATVARPTLWNVEFANKLVHWTDQTPRNGFEEMIQWTKEGKLWQYPINNEAGLEEEASVPFHEHIFLEKYLEEGFPHRGPVRHFMELVVAGLSKNPYLTVQQKKEHISWFRDYFHQKEEVLKEADVYLK; from the exons ATGTATAGAGTTTTATTCCGGACAGCGTGCACAGCTCGAAACGCttcagtgagtgtgtatgagtcGTGTTTGTCGCCGGCTAAATgtgacagagctgcagctccagtgttctG GGTTGCAAATGGAGCCAAAGCCCTCAGCACAAGTTCAATCCGGctctgtgaaaagaaaaatgatgttgccCCTTCTAATCAAGACGAGATAACAATTGCAGATAAAGAGGCTGAGCCAACAGAAACTCCAACGTTGGTTTCACAGAAAGCTGAAGATGATGGCAAAGTCATCGCGATGGCcgaacaaaaaaaggaggagcCAGTGGCGTTACAGACAGATGATGGAAGCACCACGCAGCAGCAGGCGGATGTCAAAATTGAGCAGGTCGTGGAAACACCACTAGAAGTGAAGACTGATGCAGCTAAGGTTGGGAAAAAGGGTCTCCTTGAGCTTCTTGGAGCCATGAAGGTGGAGGTAACTAATAAGAGGAGGCTCAAGAACTTAAAAGCAAAGCCAAGTTTTGAAACTACACTGGTATCAAAGCCAGCACCCATGGAGAGCACCATCAGTATGTTTCAGAAGGCCACAGAGGAAGCTTTGTCACAGTG tgaaacaCTGGATCCTAAACTGGTTGCAGCAGCGTCTGCGGCTGCCTCCACTCTGCCTGACCCCAGCCAGGCCGAGTCCGAGCTGCTCAGACAGCTGAGGCAGCACGAGTCCATCAGCGAGGCTCAGAAGAAAGGGGACATGAGCAACCTCGG ACTAATCATCGCTGAcatgaaagtgaaaaagaagCCTACCAGACAGAACGCCGAGGCGGTTAATCAGATCCAGTTTGATGACGACGGGCGAGGATACACAAGAGACATAGGAGTCACTGCTGAGCTGAACAATGTTCGGAGAAA gaggagCTTGTTCACAGGGAAGAGGCTGAACATCTTCTCCCCCTCTACTGATAAAGACAAAGTTGAAGCAACAGTTg CACGACCAACTCTGTGGAACGTGGAATTTGCTAATAAGTTAGTTCACTGGACTGACCAAACGCCTCGCAACGGGTTTGAGGAAATGATCCAGTGGACCAAAGAGGGGAAATTGTGGCAATATCCAATCAACAATGAAGCTG GCCTCGAGGAGGAAGCCAGTGTCCCGTTCCATGAGCATATTTTCTTGGAGAAATACTTGGAGGAGGGTTTCCCCCATCGGGGACCAGTGCGTCACTTCATGGAGCTCGTGGTGGCCGGTCTGTCCAAAAACCCTTACCTCACAGTTCAGCAGAAAAAGGAACACATTTCCTGGTTCAGAGACTACTTCCACCAAAAAGAGGAAGTCCTCAAAGAGGCTGATGTTTACCTCAAATGA